The following coding sequences lie in one Capsicum annuum cultivar UCD-10X-F1 chromosome 5, UCD10Xv1.1, whole genome shotgun sequence genomic window:
- the LOC107870233 gene encoding putative pentatricopeptide repeat-containing protein At2g02150: protein MESISEAIFFYVLQAMLIFARGQFYRTISNKSSLFRYLFSTTTTNNSNSFDSFNLNEAEEVYFNPNLIKKIIIQEEEEKWEGHFRIFRHIDSDVSSFVNKILLALRNEPRLVFKFFKWASVKKSLTIEDYCIVAHILFYSRMYSDTYNVLKELVTLRGVVGKNGDVVHVVDVLDVLWSARTICSFAGGNGYGVFDALFSALIELGLLKEANECFLRMTRGFSVLPKARSCNYLLHRMTKLGDKKLSLKLFDDMNELGIVANVYTYNIMIGYLCKDGDLNVAKRLFMQMKDRGIEPDIVTYNSLIDGIGKHGVLEDMVTLYDEMKESKCCRPDVVTYNTLINCFCRCGRMEVAFEYLNEMKKSGLKPNVVTYSIFVDVFAKEGMLRGAIKFFVDMRRVGLAPNEFTYTSLIDAHFKVGKVDEALKLVKEMVEVGVKLNVVTYATLVDGLCNEGKIKEAEEVFRVMLKDGIVPNLEVYTALIHGYIKSKRLVDALIIMEQMKENNIRPDALLYGIVLWSFCSDDKFEEAKALFDKMKGLGIEGNYVVYTILADAYFKAGKSVEAQTLLSEMQERGISPTVVTYSALIDGLCRLGFVEEAMHHFHSMPKMGLQPNVVVYTALIHGFCRNKCLEAAEKMFNEMLDKGICPDKIVYTSLIDGNLKQGNIEDALDLRRRMIESGLELDLHAYTALICGLSKNGEVPRARIFFDEMIEKGVKPDEVVFSCLIRKYQEIGNLEEVLALQNQMIKRGLTIVKG from the coding sequence ATGGAGTCAATTAGCGAAGCAATTTTCTTCTATGTTCTACAAGCCATGTTAATTTTTGCTCGTGGCCAATTTTATCGTACCATATCCAACAAATCTTCTTTATTCAGATACTTATTTTCCACCACCACAACAAATAACAGTAATAGTTTTGATTCTTTCAATTTAAACGAGGCTGAGGAGGTGTATTTCAATcctaatttgattaaaaaaataatcatacagGAAGAGGAAGAGAAATGGGAAGGTCATTTTAGGATTTTTAGACACATTGATTCTGATGTATCATCATTTGTTAACAAAATCTTGCTAGCATTGAGAAATGAACCGAGGTTAGTGTTCAAGTTTTTCAAATGGGCTTCGGTGAAAAAGAGTTTAACTATTGAGGATTATTGTATAGTAGCTCACATTTTGTTTTATTCTAGAATGTATAGTGATACATATAATGTTCTAAAAGAGTTGGTTACTTTGCGTGGTGTTGTTGGTAAAAATGGGGATGTAGTACATGTAGTTGATGTATTAGATGTTCTTTGGTCAGCGAGGACTATTTGTAGTTTCGCGGGGGGTAATGGGTATGGGGTTTTTGACGCGTTGTTTAGTGCGTTGATTGAGTTGGGGTTGCTTAAGGAGGCGAATGAGTGTTTTTTAAGGATGACAAGAGGTTTTAGTGTTCTACCGAAAGCACGATCTTGTAATTATCTTTTGCATAGAATGACAAAGTTAGGTGATAAGAAGTTGTCGTTGAAGTTGTTTGATGATATGAATGAGTTGGGAATTGTTGCAAATGtgtatacgtacaatataatgaTTGGTTATTTATGTAAGGATGGGGATTTGAATGTGGCGAAAAGGTTGTTTATGCAGATGAAGGATAGAGGGATTGAGCCGGATATTGTTACGTATAATTCTCTTATTGATGGAATTGGTAAACATGGGGTGCTTGAAGATATGGTTACTCTCTACGATGAAATGAAGGAATCTAAATGTTGTCGACCTGATGTAGTAACGTACAATACATTGATTAATTGTTTTTGTCGATGTGGAAGGATGGAGGTAGCATTTGAGTATCTGAATGAGATGAAGAAAAGTGGGTTGAAGCCCAACGTGGTTACTTATAGCATATTTGTTGATGTTTTTGCTAAAGAAGGAATGTTACGAGGAGCTATTAAGTTCTTTGTAGACATGAGACGGGTTGGTCTTGCTCCTAACGAATTTACTTATACTTCGTTGATTGATGCTCATTTTAAAGTTGGTAAAGTTGACGAAGCGTTGAAGCTTGTTAAAGAGATGGTAGAGGTAGGAGTTAAGTTAAACGTCGTGACGTATGCTACATTAGTCGATGGACTTTGTAACGAGGGGAAAATCAAGGAAGCTGAAGAAGTTTTTAGGGTCATGTTGAAGGATGGGATTGTCCCGAATTTAGAAGTTTATACTGCTCTTATCCATGGGTATATCAAGTCGAAAAGGCTAGTGGATGCTTTGATTATTATGgaacaaatgaaagaaaataatatcagACCAGACGCATTACTCTATGGAATAGTTTTATGGAGTTTTTGCTCTGACGATAAGTTTGAAGAAGCCAAAGCTTTATTCGATAAAATGAAGGGTCTTGGAATCGAGGGAAACTATGTCGTATACACAATACTTGCCGACGCTTACTTTAAGGCTGGAAAATCCGTCGAAGCACAGACTCTGCTAAGTGAAATGCAGGAAAGAGGTATTTCCCCTACTGTTGTGACGTATTCTGCATTGATCGATGGCTTGTGTCGGCTGGGATTTGTCGAGGAAGCAATGCACCATTTCCATTCTATGCCAAAAATGGGTTTGCAGCCTAATGTCGTTGTGTATACAGCTTTAATTCATGGCTTCTGTAGAAATAAATGTCTAGAAGCTGCGGAAAAAATGTTCAATGAAATGCTCGACAAAGGGATATGTCCAGATAAAATAGTTTATACATCGCTGATAGATGGAAATCTAAAGCAAGGAAATATTGAAGATGCTTTAGATTTACGAAGGAGAATGATCGAAAGTGGTTTGGAGCTTGACCTTCATGCCTACACTGCTTTGATTTGTGGGCTTTCAAAAAATGGCGAGGTGCCTCGGGCGAGAATTTTTTTTGATGAGATGATTGAGAAGGGTGTTAAACCTGATGAGGTTGTATTTTCATGTCTTATAAGAAAATATCAAGAGATTGGCAATCTAGAAGAAGTTCTTGCATTGCAAAATCAAATGATCAAAAGAGGCCTTACGATAGTTAAAGGCTAA
- the LOC107870234 gene encoding protein INVOLVED IN DE NOVO 2, whose product MERCSGEDADITELEIDDYKEKAYVELKCGNPSFKISDVAYTCPYCPDKSGRHLFYEDLWQHASGIGKSNMRTARDRANHLALAKYLETEVAGAVGPSKSNKKLKTGNSFRISDAAFACPYCPETTKRDFSYKDLMQHAHGIGNCNSMKRTATDKANHLALFKRLENDVAGSTSSAKSCEESMSRNQPLKISNMTFTCPYCPETSERKFSYKDLMQHANGIGSSNSWKRSARQKANHLALAKRLENEVVGSAGSSKSHEEWRSGNHVPKTSNMAFACPYCPETRNRNFSYIDLFQHVHCVGTGNSITRTASDKANHLALASYLENDAAGAAGPSKSYEGLKSGNYPLKISDMASIRAYPETRNKDSSHKDLLQHANGVGSSNAKKQTARDKANHLAYGKYLENDVAGAAGGASTSYVESTSGIHSFNMSDRTFACAYCPETRNRNFSYKDLWQHALGVGSCDSKKRTATDKANHLALSKHLQNFAKYLEDDVSSAASTSMPYERLKSGNHSFNNLDVAFACPYCPESRNKDFSYKDLLQHAGGVGSCNSKKRTAKDKANHLALAKYLSSDAAGGPSKSISCEESKSGNNSFNIPYGAYTFAYCPKKRKRDLLYSEVGNCSFNKRTAIDKANHLTFGKYFENDFASAASPTKCNTLGDIQVDFLTDHDLSEMFVWPWIGVVVNLPTEFKDGRYVGESGSNLKDHLIKRGFNPTRVRTLWNDLGHSGIALVEFKKDWFGFSNAISFEKAYVADDHGKKDWEDNNGQKSDLYAWIARADDYKATNVVGEKLRKFGDLKTISSIIEEESRKNSILVSSLNNSIEVKKLHIKVIEDKLRETTQSVEQLIVVNAKLRQANNEEIKKIQSSARDHFQQTFSNHEKLKLQLETQKKELELRHEELQKREAQIEREMEKLSLDHAQNAILKASLAAVEEKKNADQKVLKLAEELKKKNEELHKRIIKLEQQLVAKQAGETEVAQMRLVMKHIEEEGDQEVLENVDTMLKNLREKEEKYEELVALNQTLIVKERKSNDELQEALKELVNGLKELPRKGPIGVKRMGELDNRPFLEAMKRRYNDTEAEQKAPELCSLWEEYLRDPEWHPFKVVAINGKHQSVIDDEDEKLKDLKKTYGEGVYKAVTTSLTEINVYNPSGGYVISELWNYKAGEKATLQDGVTVLLNLWKKKMTLD is encoded by the exons ATGGAGCGTTGTTCGGGAGAAGATGCTGATATAACTGAATTGGAGATTGATGACTATAAAGAAAAAGCTTATGTAGAGCTGAAGTGTGGAAATCCATCGTTTAAGATATCAGACGTGGCTTACACTTGTCCCTATTGTCCTGATAAAAGCGGCCGTCACCTTTTCTACGAAGATCTCTGGCAGCATGCAAGTGGAATAGGAAAGTCTAACATGCGAACTGCAAGAGATAGGGCGAACCATCTTGCGTTGGCCAAGTACTTGGAAACCGAAGTAGCGGGTGCAGTTGGTCcatcaaaatctaataaaaaGTTGAAGACAGGAAACTCTTTTCGAATATCAGACGCTGCTTTTGCTTGCCCGTATTGTCCGGAGACAACGAAAAGAGATTTTTCTTACAAGGACCTCATGCAGCACGCACATGGAATAGGAAACTGTAACTCTATGAAGAGAACTGCAACAGATAAGGCGAACCATCTTGCGTTATTCAAGCGCTTGGAAAATGATGTAGCAGGTTCTACCAGTTCAGCAAAATCTTGTGAAGAGTCGATGAGTAGAAATCAACCTCTTAAGATATCAAATATGACTTTTACTTGCCCGTATTGTCCGGAGACAAGtgaaagaaaattttcttataaGGATTTAATGCAGCATGCAAATGGAATAGGAAGCTCTAACTCGTGGAAGCGATCTGCAAGACAGAAGGCAAACCATCTTGCATTAGCCAAACGCTTGGAAAATGAAGTAGTCGGTTCTGCCGGATCATCAAAATCTCATGAAGAGTGGAGGAGTGGAAACCATGTTCCTAAGACGTCAAATATGGCTTTTGCTTGCCCCTATTGTCCAGAGACAAGAAACAGAAATTTTTCGTACATAGATCTCTTTCAGCATGTACATTGTGTAGGAACCGGTAACTCTATAACAAGAACTGCAAGTGATAAGGCCAACCATCTTGCATTAGCCAGTTACCTTGAAAATGATGCAGCAGGTGCAGCTGGTCCATCGAAATCTTATGAAGGGTTGAAGAGTGGAAATTACCCTTTAAAGATATCAGATATGGCTTCTATTCGTGCCTATCCAGAGACGAGAAACAAAGATTCTTCGCACAAGGATCTGTTGCAGCATGCAAATGGAGTAGGAAGCAGTAACGCTAAGAAACAAACTGCAAGAGATAAGGCCAACCATCTTGCATATGGGAAGTACTTGGAAAATGATGTAGCAGGTGCTGCTGGCGGTGCATCAACATCTTATGTAGAGTCGACAAGTGGAATACACTCTTTTAACATGTCGGATCGGACTTTTGCTTGTGCATACTGTCCAGAGACGAGAAACAGAAACTTTTCGTACAAAGATCTCTGGCAGCATGCACTTGGAGTAGGAAGCTGCGACTCTAAGAAACGAACTGCAACGGATAAGGCCAACCATCTTGCCTTGTCCAAGCACTTACAAAATTTTGCCAAGTACTTGGAAGATGATGTATCCAGTGCCGCCAGTACATCAATGCCATACGAAAGATTGAAGAGTGGTAATCACTCTTTTAACAATTTAGATGTGGCTTTTGCTTGCCCCTATTGTCCCGAGAGTAGAAACAAAGATTTTTCTTATAAGGATCTCTTGCAACATGCTGGTGGAGTCGGAAGTTGCAACTCTAAGAAACGAACGGCAAAAGATAAGGCCAATCATCTTGCATTGGCCAAGTACTTGTCGAGTGATGCTGCAGGTGGTCCTAGTAAGTCAATATCTTGTGAAGAGTCGAAGAGTGGAAACAACTCTTTCAACATACCTTATGGGGCTTATACTTTTGCTTATTGTCCAAAGAAAAGAAAGCGAGATCTTTTGTATAGTGAAGTAGGAAACTGTAGCTTCAACAAGCGAACGGCAATAGATAAGGCTAACCATCTTACATTCGGCAAgtattttgaaaatgattttgcAAGTGCTGCTAGTCCAACAAAATGTAATACTCTGGGTGATATTCAGGTTGATTTCCTTACGGATCATGACCTTTCGGAGATGTTTGTGTGGCCATGGATTGGGGTTGTTGTGAACCTTCCAACTGAATTCAAGGATGGACGTTATGTAGGAGAAAGTGGTTCTAATCTGAAGGATCATTTGATAAAAAGAGGTTTCAATCCAACACGAGTGCGCACTCTATGGAATGACCTAGGCCATTCTGGAATCGCTCTTGTTGAATTCAAGAAAGATTGGTTTGGGTTCAGTAATGCCATATCATTTGAGAAGGCCTATGTGGCCGATGATCATGGAAAGAAGGATTGGGAAGACAATAATGGCCAAAAATCTGATCTTTATGCATGGATAGCTCGAGCTGATGATTATAAAGCCACTAATGTTGTTGGTGAAAAGCTCCGCAAATTTGGAGACCTAAAAACTATTTCTAGTATCATTGAAGAAGAATCTCGCAAGAATAGTATACTTGTTTCTAGTTTGAACAATTCCATTGAAGTCAAGAAGCTGCACATAAAGGTGATAGAGGACAAATTAAGGGAGACTACCCAGTCCGTCGAACAGTTGATTGTGGTGAATGCTAAACTTCGTCAAGCAAACAATGAAG AAATAAAGAAGATCCAGTCGAGCGCGCGTGACCATTTCCAGCAGACATTTAGTAATCATGAAAAGTTGAAGTTGCAATTGGAAACTCAAAAAAAGGAGCTTGAACTCCGACATGAAGAACTGCAGAAACGTGAGGCTCAAATTGAAAGGGAGATGGAAAAACTATCCCTCGATCATGCACAG AATGCTATCCTAAAAGCATCCCTTGCTGCCGTTGAAGAGAAAAAGAATGCTGATCAGAAAGTACTGAAATTGGCGGAAGAACTGAAG AAAAAAAACGAGGAACTCCATAAGAGAATTATTAAGCTTGAGCAACAACTCGTTGCAAAACAAGCAGGAGAAACAGAAGTTGCACAAATGCGGTTGGTTATGAAGCACATTGAAGAAGAGGGTGATCAGGAAGTTCTGGAAAACGTCGACACAATGCTTAAAAATTTaagagaaaaggaagaaaaatacgAAGAGTTAGTGGCGTTGAACCAAACCTTGATTGTGAAGGAGCGGAAGAGCAATGATGAGCTGCAGGAAGCACTTAAAGAATTGGTTAAT GGCTTGAAGGAATTACCAAGAAAAGGTCCTATTGGTGTTAAGAGGATGGGAGAGCTCGACAACAGACCGTTTCTTGAAGCAATGAAGAGGCGATATAATGACACAGAAGCTGAGCAAAAAGCTCCCGAGTTGTGCTCATTGTGGGAGGAGTACCTTAGAGACCCTGAGTGGCATCCCTTTAAAGTCGTTGCCATAAACGGGAAACATCAG TCTGTAATAGACGATGAAGATGAAAAACTGAAAGACTTGAAGAAAACTTACGGCGAAGGAGTGTATAAAGCTGTTACAACCTCTTTAACCGAGATTAATGTATATAACCCAAGCGGAGGATACGTCATTTCGGAGTTGTGGAATTATAAAGCTGGCGAGAAAGCTACTCTGCAGGATGGAGTTACCGTTTTACTAAACCTCTGGAAAAAGAAAATGACGCTCGACTGA